In ANME-2 cluster archaeon, a single genomic region encodes these proteins:
- a CDS encoding ferritin, which yields MQNTTTLNLCSFNCRRVDYLKVFKCKICQEGYLGDAPPTHCPFCGAHQQYMIEARDFELQEYTLTDVSRRNLEEALNLEVSNAEFYFCAADRADNVADATMFKRLGKVESEHASTIVKELRKQSPDIIRDKNMCSNMNLDNLEESNQRETNAIRHYTRFLGEATEERIKEIFTAIIEIEKDHLSLTDGRF from the coding sequence ATGCAAAACACGACAACTTTAAATTTATGCAGTTTCAATTGCAGACGGGTTGATTATTTGAAAGTATTCAAATGTAAGATATGCCAGGAAGGTTATCTGGGGGATGCACCGCCTACCCACTGTCCGTTCTGTGGTGCCCACCAGCAGTATATGATCGAGGCCAGGGACTTTGAACTCCAGGAATACACATTGACCGATGTATCCCGCAGGAACCTGGAAGAAGCACTAAATCTGGAGGTCAGCAATGCAGAATTCTATTTCTGTGCAGCGGACAGGGCAGATAATGTGGCCGATGCCACCATGTTCAAGCGTTTGGGCAAGGTCGAGTCCGAACATGCCTCCACCATTGTCAAGGAATTGAGGAAACAATCCCCCGATATCATCAGGGACAAAAACATGTGCAGTAACATGAACCTGGACAACCTGGAAGAATCCAACCAGCGGGAGACCAATGCGATCCGCCATTATACCCGGTTTTTGGGCGAAGCAACTGAAGAAAGGATAAAAGAGATATTCACTGCTATTATAGAGATCGAAAAGGATCACCTGAGCCTTACTGATGGCAGGTTTTAG